The following proteins come from a genomic window of Frankia casuarinae:
- a CDS encoding glutamate--cysteine ligase: MQIPFSSSSSTSLGIEWELQLVDQQSRELRGEASGILHELRAKVGECEAAKAKHELFESTIEVITGVCDSVEEATADLSGTVSLLRDLAERRGIGLMCSGTHPASDYMGQRITEDHRYFRLVSQMQWLARRLLIFGVHVHVGVRSADKAMPIVNALMAYVPHFLALSASSPYWLGGDTGLASSRSQVFASLPTAGLPYPLEDWPGFESFMETLIVSGTIETIREVWWDIRPHPNFGTVELRVCDGLPSLMEVGAVAALAQCLVDRMNTQIDRGYRLPTPQRWLVQENKWRAARYGLDAQIIVDGRGGIRPVRDDITDLVEDLLPVAHRLGCSSELSDTLTILRTGASYIRQRDAARRAGGDLTRVVDTLLEEMNTGRPVVDG, translated from the coding sequence GTGCAGATCCCTTTCTCGTCGTCGTCGAGCACCAGTCTCGGCATCGAATGGGAGCTGCAGCTCGTCGACCAGCAATCGCGCGAACTTCGCGGCGAGGCCAGCGGGATTCTTCACGAGCTGCGGGCGAAGGTCGGGGAGTGCGAGGCGGCCAAGGCCAAGCACGAGCTGTTCGAGTCGACCATCGAGGTCATCACCGGGGTCTGCGACTCGGTGGAGGAAGCGACCGCGGACCTGTCTGGAACCGTCTCGCTGCTGCGCGATCTGGCGGAACGGCGCGGGATCGGGCTGATGTGCAGCGGCACGCACCCAGCCAGTGACTATATGGGACAGCGCATCACCGAGGATCATCGCTATTTCCGGTTGGTCAGCCAGATGCAGTGGTTGGCCCGGCGGCTGCTCATCTTCGGCGTCCACGTACATGTCGGAGTGCGGTCTGCGGACAAGGCCATGCCGATCGTGAACGCTCTGATGGCCTATGTCCCACATTTTCTCGCCTTGTCGGCGTCGTCGCCCTACTGGCTGGGCGGAGACACCGGGCTGGCCTCATCGCGATCACAGGTCTTCGCGAGCCTGCCCACCGCGGGGCTGCCGTACCCGTTGGAGGACTGGCCGGGTTTCGAGTCGTTCATGGAGACACTGATTGTCTCCGGCACCATCGAGACGATCCGCGAGGTCTGGTGGGACATCCGTCCACATCCCAACTTCGGCACCGTGGAACTGCGGGTCTGCGATGGTCTGCCGTCCCTGATGGAGGTGGGGGCGGTTGCGGCTCTCGCGCAGTGCCTGGTTGACCGCATGAACACCCAGATCGATCGTGGGTATCGTCTCCCGACCCCGCAACGATGGCTCGTGCAGGAGAACAAGTGGCGGGCGGCCCGGTACGGTCTGGACGCGCAGATCATCGTCGATGGTCGGGGCGGTATCCGGCCGGTCCGGGATGACATCACCGATCTCGTGGAGGATCTGCTTCCGGTCGCCCACCGTCTCGGTTGTTCATCCGAGCTCTCCGACACGCTGACCATCCTGCGGACGGGCGCGAGCTATATCCGGCAGCGGGACGCCGCCCGGCGGGCCGGTGGAGATCTCACCCGGGTCGTCGATACCCTTCTCGAAGAGATGAACACCGGCCGTCCGGTAGTCGACGGCTAG